The Austwickia sp. genome includes a region encoding these proteins:
- a CDS encoding DsrE/DsrF/DrsH-like family protein produces MSDAPVVPNFGDDTDSSGPRKMCFICSKGNLDMAYPALIMGNAALGEGCEVHIFFTFWGFDMINKATMDKLKFTFAGNTAMHMNDLDRLRPGLGAMSMPQTLGVLPGMTSIATKMMNKQLKDLDIPTVPEMLEQIQASGGHLWGCQLSADMMKLTMDDLYEGVEGIISAADFIELSEGAQIVFI; encoded by the coding sequence ATGAGTGACGCCCCGGTCGTCCCGAACTTCGGCGACGACACCGACAGCAGCGGCCCTCGCAAGATGTGCTTCATCTGCAGCAAGGGCAACCTCGACATGGCTTACCCGGCGTTGATCATGGGCAACGCCGCCCTGGGCGAGGGCTGCGAGGTGCACATCTTCTTCACGTTCTGGGGCTTCGACATGATCAACAAGGCCACCATGGACAAGCTGAAGTTCACGTTCGCCGGCAACACCGCCATGCACATGAACGACCTCGACCGGCTCCGGCCGGGCCTCGGCGCGATGTCGATGCCGCAGACGCTGGGCGTCCTGCCGGGCATGACGAGCATCGCCACGAAGATGATGAACAAGCAGCTCAAGGACCTGGACATCCCCACGGTGCCGGAGATGCTCGAGCAGATCCAGGCCTCCGGCGGCCACCTGTGGGGCTGCCAGCTGTCGGCGGACATGATGAAGCTGACGATGGACGACCTGTACGAGGGCGTCGAGGGCATCATCAGCGCCGCCGACTTCATCGAGCTGTCCGAGGGCGCCCAGATCGTCTTCATCTGA
- a CDS encoding TusE/DsrC/DsvC family sulfur relay protein has protein sequence MPSTTIAGRTVDINEEGFLTNPTQWDEALGAELAKLIGVDMSDRHWEAIRFLRTDFAAKGETPTLRRVATAGNFPTKELFELFPKKPAKKMAYVAGLPKPKGCV, from the coding sequence ATGCCCAGCACCACCATCGCCGGCCGCACGGTTGACATCAACGAGGAGGGCTTCCTCACCAACCCCACCCAATGGGACGAGGCGCTGGGCGCCGAGCTGGCCAAGCTCATCGGCGTCGACATGTCCGACCGGCACTGGGAGGCCATCCGGTTCCTCCGCACGGATTTCGCCGCCAAGGGCGAGACCCCGACCCTGCGCCGGGTGGCCACGGCGGGCAACTTCCCCACCAAGGAACTGTTCGAGCTGTTCCCCAAGAAGCCGGCCAAGAAGATGGCGTACGTCGCGGGCCTGCCCAAGCCCAAGGGCTGCGTCTGA
- a CDS encoding NAD(P)/FAD-dependent oxidoreductase translates to MRQLVILGGGTAGTMAANKLRRKLDRAEWAITVVDRDDTHHYQPGYLFLPFGTYTRDQVVRSRHRFIGDGIDLVLAEIDRVDAAAHTVHLAGGRELAYDQLIIATGCEPRPDKTPGMAEAMAADETTARGGAGVHGSGARVHQFYTLEGALALHEALERFTGGRLVIHINELPIKCPVAPLEFAFLADEYFTKRGLRESVELVYVTPLDGAFTKATCSKALGYLLEERGVAMETDFATERIDVEDSPAGFNAVVSYDEREVPFDLLVTVPINLGQEWVARSGLGDDMNYVPTDKHTLRSVDHDDIWVLGDAGDIPTSKAGSVAHFAVEILEHNFLAAIAGEPLTASFDGHSNCFIESGYGKALLIDFNYDTEPLAGTFPLPKVGPMQLLKETRANHAGKLAFRHIYWNVLLPGHRMPIPANMSMAGKDLSSAVTPKAPPVPGGGHGTHVPTF, encoded by the coding sequence ATGCGACAGCTCGTCATCCTCGGCGGCGGAACGGCCGGCACGATGGCCGCCAACAAGCTGCGCCGGAAGCTGGACCGCGCCGAGTGGGCCATCACCGTGGTCGACCGCGACGACACCCACCACTACCAGCCCGGATACCTGTTCCTGCCGTTCGGCACCTACACGCGCGACCAGGTGGTCCGCTCTCGGCATCGCTTCATCGGCGACGGGATCGACCTGGTCCTCGCGGAGATCGACCGGGTCGACGCGGCCGCCCACACGGTGCATCTCGCCGGCGGTCGGGAGCTGGCGTACGACCAGCTCATCATCGCCACCGGCTGCGAACCGCGCCCGGACAAGACGCCCGGGATGGCCGAGGCCATGGCCGCCGACGAGACGACGGCCCGCGGCGGCGCCGGCGTTCACGGCAGCGGCGCCAGGGTGCATCAGTTCTACACGCTGGAGGGGGCGCTGGCACTGCACGAGGCGCTGGAGCGGTTCACCGGCGGGCGCCTGGTCATCCACATCAACGAGCTGCCGATCAAGTGCCCGGTGGCGCCGCTGGAGTTCGCGTTCCTCGCCGACGAGTACTTCACCAAGCGCGGCCTGCGCGAGTCCGTCGAGCTGGTCTACGTCACCCCGTTGGACGGCGCGTTCACCAAGGCCACCTGCAGCAAGGCGCTGGGGTACCTGCTGGAGGAGCGCGGCGTCGCGATGGAGACCGACTTCGCCACCGAGCGAATCGACGTCGAGGATTCGCCCGCCGGCTTCAACGCGGTGGTCTCGTACGACGAGCGCGAGGTCCCGTTCGACCTCCTCGTCACCGTGCCGATCAACCTGGGCCAGGAGTGGGTGGCCCGGTCGGGACTCGGCGACGACATGAACTACGTCCCCACCGACAAGCACACGCTGCGCTCGGTCGACCACGACGACATCTGGGTCCTGGGCGACGCGGGTGACATCCCGACGTCGAAGGCCGGCTCGGTGGCCCACTTCGCCGTGGAGATCCTGGAGCACAACTTCCTGGCCGCGATCGCCGGCGAGCCCCTGACCGCCAGCTTCGACGGGCACTCCAACTGCTTCATCGAGTCCGGCTACGGCAAGGCCCTGCTCATCGACTTCAACTACGACACCGAGCCGCTGGCCGGCACGTTCCCGTTGCCCAAGGTCGGGCCGATGCAGCTGCTCAAGGAGACCCGCGCCAACCACGCCGGCAAGCTGGCGTTCCGGCACATCTACTGGAACGTGCTGCTGCCCGGCCACCGGATGCCGATCCCGGCGAACATGTCGATGGCTGGCAAGGACCTCTCCTCGGCCGTCACCCCCAAGGCCCCGCCGGTGCCCGGCGGTGGCCACGGCACCCACGTCCCCACCTTCTGA
- a CDS encoding acetyl-CoA acetyltransferase — protein MSAHALHELDPRTPVLVGVGEDAEFVDDPGYRALSPADLAGAAARGALADATLGAYNARAGRALAAALDVVACVRLFEDSGLEAPTPLGRSTNLPRSVAARIGARPSRAILEIGGGQSPQHLITEFAAEIAAGRAEAVLIAGAEALSSVRQWRDAPPERRPRWQEMPGGKLEDRGPGLEDMTSRDKQAVGLVGAPAAYGLFENARRARLGLSKAQYATAMGELFAPFTRVAAANPLAAVRTERSAAELVTVDPRNRLIAAPYPRFLVARDTVNQGAAVLLTSLGRARERGLPSRRTIFLAGHADAVEQDLLRRPDLASSPASMAALRLALDVAGITADDLATIDLYSCFPIAVTNAADGLRIAYDDPRGLTVTGGLPYFGGAGNDYALHAVVQTAHRLRELRDQREDAGTSGAAGTSGAAGTSGEGAPPTPPYGLVTANGGIMSKYSVGIYTTAPTPWRPGRSARLQAEVRGWANAPTTTTPEGICTIATYTIVPRPDGSRLGIVVGETYDGDRFLARAADDPATWAILDAEQPIGAEVDVALEDGTPVVRAPQR, from the coding sequence GTGAGCGCCCACGCCCTGCACGAGCTCGACCCGCGCACCCCCGTGCTCGTCGGGGTCGGCGAGGACGCCGAGTTCGTCGACGACCCCGGCTACCGTGCGCTGTCGCCCGCGGACCTCGCCGGCGCCGCCGCTCGCGGGGCGCTGGCCGACGCCACCCTCGGCGCCTACAACGCGCGCGCCGGACGCGCCTTGGCCGCCGCGCTCGACGTGGTCGCCTGCGTGCGGCTCTTCGAGGACTCGGGGCTGGAGGCGCCCACCCCGCTCGGCCGGTCCACCAACCTGCCCCGCTCGGTCGCGGCGCGGATCGGCGCGCGCCCGTCCCGGGCCATCCTCGAAATCGGCGGCGGGCAGTCGCCGCAGCACCTCATCACCGAGTTCGCCGCCGAGATCGCCGCCGGCCGCGCCGAGGCCGTGCTCATCGCGGGCGCCGAGGCGCTGAGCAGCGTGCGGCAGTGGCGGGACGCGCCCCCCGAGCGGCGTCCTCGCTGGCAGGAGATGCCCGGCGGCAAGCTCGAAGATCGCGGCCCGGGCCTGGAGGACATGACCTCGCGGGACAAGCAGGCGGTGGGGCTGGTCGGGGCGCCCGCGGCGTACGGCCTGTTCGAGAACGCCCGCCGTGCCCGGCTCGGCCTCTCCAAGGCGCAGTACGCGACGGCCATGGGCGAACTCTTCGCCCCCTTCACCCGCGTGGCCGCCGCCAACCCGCTTGCTGCAGTTCGCACCGAGCGCTCCGCCGCCGAGCTCGTGACGGTCGACCCGCGCAACCGCCTCATCGCCGCGCCGTACCCGCGGTTCCTCGTCGCCCGCGACACCGTGAACCAGGGCGCCGCGGTGCTGCTGACGTCGCTCGGTCGGGCGCGCGAGCGGGGGCTCCCGTCGCGACGAACGATCTTCCTCGCCGGCCACGCGGACGCCGTCGAGCAGGACCTGCTCCGCCGCCCCGACCTGGCCTCGTCGCCCGCGTCGATGGCGGCGCTGCGCCTGGCGCTGGACGTCGCCGGGATCACGGCGGACGACCTGGCCACGATCGACCTGTACAGCTGCTTCCCCATCGCGGTCACGAATGCCGCGGATGGGCTGCGGATCGCGTACGACGACCCGCGCGGGCTCACCGTCACCGGCGGGCTGCCGTACTTCGGCGGGGCGGGCAACGACTACGCCCTGCACGCCGTGGTCCAGACCGCGCATCGCCTGCGGGAGCTGCGCGACCAGCGCGAAGACGCCGGTACGTCGGGCGCCGCCGGTACGTCGGGCGCCGCCGGTACGTCGGGTGAAGGGGCCCCGCCGACCCCGCCGTACGGGCTGGTCACAGCCAACGGCGGGATCATGAGCAAGTACTCCGTGGGCATCTACACGACCGCCCCGACGCCCTGGCGGCCCGGCCGCTCGGCGCGTCTGCAGGCGGAGGTCCGCGGCTGGGCCAACGCCCCGACCACCACGACCCCGGAGGGGATCTGCACCATCGCGACGTACACGATCGTCCCCCGGCCCGACGGGAGCCGGCTGGGGATCGTGGTCGGGGAGACGTACGACGGGGACCGGTTCCTCGCTCGGGCGGCCGACGACCCGGCGACCTGGGCGATCCTCGACGCCGAGCAGCCCATCGGCGCCGAAGTCGACGTCGCCCTGGAGGACGGCACCCCGGTGGTCCGCGCGCCCCAGCGCTGA
- the zupT gene encoding zinc transporter ZupT, translating into MSGAVAYALGLSLFAGASTGVGSLLAITTRKPSPRLLAAGLGLSAGVMIYVSLVELLPEGHALLDRGMPGRGGWIAIAAFFLGTLFIGGIDLLVPSELNPHEMHADEESRRRAQLMRTGLLTAFALALHNFPEGFATFMAALSSPQMGVPIAVAVAIHNIPEGVAVAVPIYYATRSRRTAFLYSFASGLAEPVGAVLAYLLLAPYLSDALTGFVLAGIAGIMVYICLDELLPSAREYGEHHIALSGVMVGMLIMAVSLQALA; encoded by the coding sequence ATGAGCGGCGCGGTGGCCTACGCGCTCGGCCTGTCGCTCTTCGCCGGGGCGTCGACGGGCGTGGGGAGCCTGTTGGCCATCACGACCCGCAAGCCCTCCCCGCGACTCCTCGCCGCAGGGCTGGGGCTGTCGGCCGGGGTGATGATCTACGTCTCCCTCGTCGAGCTGCTTCCCGAGGGCCACGCCCTGCTCGACCGGGGGATGCCAGGCCGGGGCGGCTGGATCGCCATTGCCGCCTTCTTCCTGGGCACCCTGTTCATCGGCGGGATCGACCTGCTGGTCCCGAGCGAACTCAACCCGCACGAGATGCACGCCGACGAGGAGTCGCGCCGCCGCGCCCAGCTCATGCGGACCGGGCTCCTCACGGCCTTCGCGCTGGCCCTGCACAACTTCCCCGAGGGCTTCGCCACGTTCATGGCGGCGCTGTCGTCACCCCAGATGGGCGTGCCGATCGCCGTCGCGGTCGCCATCCATAACATCCCCGAGGGCGTGGCCGTCGCCGTACCGATCTACTACGCCACCCGCTCGCGCCGCACCGCGTTTCTCTATTCGTTCGCCTCGGGGCTCGCCGAACCCGTCGGCGCCGTGCTCGCCTACCTGCTCCTGGCGCCGTACCTCAGCGACGCCCTGACGGGCTTCGTCCTCGCCGGCATCGCGGGGATCATGGTCTACATCTGCCTGGACGAGCTGCTGCCGAGCGCACGGGAGTACGGCGAACACCACATCGCGCTCTCCGGCGTGATGGTGGGGATGCTGATCATGGCCGTCAGCCTGCAGGCCCTGGCCTGA
- a CDS encoding 2-dehydropantoate 2-reductase gives MRFAVIGAGGLGGYFGALLAAAGHDVTFLARGATLEALRRDGVRVVGALELHVPAVRAEADAAAIGPVDAVLLTVKTNHLDGVLAGLPALVGPDTAILTMQNGVGTPDVVEAAVGPGHVLPCVVRIFTKVAAPGVIEHMGGPGSVSFGELDGAASPRVAVLREAFAGAGVPVLQPEDVRVELWEKAIYVAPLGALGAVADAPLGVVRTRLRDELAAVVAEEVAVARARGVALPADAVERMLAFTDGMPAESTTSMQRDLADGRPNELDGQIGVIVRLGRELGMPTPRHDLLYAVLAHRSAARAGD, from the coding sequence ATGCGGTTCGCGGTCATCGGTGCGGGGGGACTGGGCGGGTACTTCGGTGCGCTGCTGGCCGCCGCGGGTCACGACGTGACGTTCCTGGCGCGCGGGGCGACGCTGGAGGCGCTGCGCCGCGACGGCGTACGGGTTGTCGGCGCGCTCGAGTTGCACGTTCCGGCGGTGCGCGCCGAGGCGGACGCCGCCGCCATCGGGCCCGTCGATGCGGTGCTGCTGACCGTGAAGACGAACCACCTCGACGGGGTCTTGGCCGGCCTGCCGGCGCTCGTCGGCCCCGACACGGCGATCCTGACGATGCAGAACGGGGTGGGTACGCCGGACGTGGTCGAGGCGGCCGTCGGTCCGGGGCACGTGCTGCCGTGCGTCGTGCGGATCTTCACGAAGGTCGCGGCGCCTGGGGTCATCGAGCACATGGGCGGGCCGGGGTCGGTGTCGTTCGGAGAGCTCGACGGCGCGGCGAGCCCGCGGGTCGCCGTCCTGCGCGAGGCCTTCGCCGGCGCCGGCGTACCCGTTCTCCAACCCGAGGACGTGCGGGTTGAGCTGTGGGAGAAGGCGATCTACGTAGCGCCACTCGGCGCGCTCGGCGCGGTCGCGGACGCCCCGCTCGGGGTGGTGCGGACCCGGCTGCGGGACGAGCTGGCGGCCGTCGTTGCCGAGGAGGTCGCCGTTGCCCGCGCCCGCGGGGTCGCGTTGCCGGCTGACGCGGTGGAGCGGATGCTCGCGTTCACCGATGGCATGCCCGCGGAGTCCACCACGTCGATGCAGCGCGACCTCGCCGACGGGCGGCCGAATGAGTTGGACGGGCAGATTGGGGTCATCGTGCGGCTCGGTCGCGAGCTCGGGATGCCGACGCCGCGGCACGACCTGCTGTACGCCGTGCTGGCCCACCGCTCGGCGGCCCGCGCGGGGGACTAG
- a CDS encoding HNH endonuclease has protein sequence MFVPDPARLALLDDDDLLDAMAAYEKATAGAAAMSAQAAGLLAGRRRELAVDEVGPDASKTVRDRALGEAEAAVVDEIRLATGLGLYDAIGRVRLGAGSPTRTAGMREALTAGTCTWAMARAWTDRTASLAPELAAEIGAAALAPTRDGAALSYRTFRCRLDRLVAEHVPAKEQRDFDLSRRDAYATLTPHGTGEYLISGSAERVTAAALRIDAIARAARRRGDGRTLGQLRSDVSLDLILYGDIPGLATPIPADTVFGQTVPPSQEPNAPAAAAPAAAPTTNTHAADASATPTGPPSSGAASGTAATASASNGANATGASDAEAGPGAGGASGTGDTSDTLQDLQDVAASWLAYLPGGLPPAELRIVISAAALLGLSEEPGTLADGEPLAAHIVRDLAYAAGSTWRRLVTDPVTGEAIELTSTSYTPPPRLREAVQVRDGTCRAPDGAVPAERCDLDHDVPWDQGGATSAANLSAKSRRPHGHKTRGQWSTTQSPDGTIVWTTGTGRQYTTYPYQYDTTAPGRTSHEVTAPGSPGDTHGTGESRSHAAASKGLPIEHRTRGTTPTTRPAPRRGRRPRGPGRQRPEDSADRHPTPAHQTRPDPGPPPF, from the coding sequence GTGTTCGTGCCCGACCCTGCTCGGCTGGCGCTGCTCGATGATGACGACCTCCTCGATGCGATGGCCGCCTATGAGAAGGCGACCGCGGGGGCGGCGGCGATGTCGGCGCAGGCGGCGGGCTTGTTGGCGGGTCGGCGTCGCGAGCTGGCGGTCGATGAGGTCGGACCGGATGCCTCGAAGACGGTGCGGGACCGGGCTCTGGGGGAGGCTGAGGCGGCGGTGGTCGATGAGATCCGGTTGGCCACCGGCCTGGGACTGTACGACGCCATCGGGCGGGTCCGCCTCGGCGCCGGCTCACCGACCCGGACCGCGGGGATGCGCGAAGCCCTCACAGCGGGGACATGCACGTGGGCGATGGCGCGCGCCTGGACCGACCGCACCGCCTCCCTGGCCCCGGAACTGGCCGCCGAGATCGGGGCCGCGGCGTTGGCGCCGACCCGGGACGGGGCCGCGCTGTCCTACCGGACGTTCCGGTGCCGGCTGGACCGCCTGGTCGCCGAGCACGTCCCGGCCAAGGAACAGCGCGACTTCGACCTGTCCCGTCGGGACGCCTACGCCACGCTGACCCCGCACGGCACCGGCGAATACCTGATCTCAGGATCGGCGGAGCGGGTCACCGCCGCGGCGCTGCGGATCGACGCCATCGCCCGGGCGGCCCGTCGCCGCGGTGATGGCCGCACCCTGGGCCAACTCCGCAGTGACGTCTCGCTGGACCTGATCCTGTACGGCGACATCCCCGGCCTGGCCACCCCTATCCCCGCGGACACCGTCTTCGGCCAAACAGTCCCGCCATCCCAGGAACCCAACGCGCCCGCTGCCGCTGCCCCCGCTGCCGCTCCGACCACCAACACCCACGCGGCGGATGCATCGGCGACGCCGACTGGTCCTCCCAGCTCTGGCGCGGCGAGCGGCACGGCAGCCACCGCGAGCGCGTCGAACGGTGCGAACGCTACGGGCGCATCGGATGCGGAGGCCGGGCCAGGCGCCGGGGGCGCCAGCGGCACGGGCGACACCAGCGACACTCTGCAGGATCTCCAGGACGTGGCCGCGTCGTGGCTGGCCTACCTGCCCGGGGGATTGCCGCCTGCGGAGCTGCGGATCGTGATCTCCGCGGCCGCGCTGCTCGGTCTGAGTGAGGAGCCCGGGACGCTGGCCGACGGGGAGCCGCTGGCGGCGCACATCGTGCGGGACCTGGCCTACGCCGCAGGTTCCACCTGGCGACGACTCGTGACCGACCCCGTCACCGGAGAGGCCATCGAACTGACCTCCACCAGCTACACCCCACCACCGCGGCTCCGAGAAGCGGTCCAGGTCCGGGACGGGACCTGCCGCGCCCCAGACGGTGCGGTCCCCGCAGAGCGGTGCGACCTCGACCACGACGTGCCCTGGGACCAAGGCGGAGCCACGTCCGCAGCCAACCTCTCGGCCAAATCCCGACGCCCCCACGGCCACAAAACCCGGGGGCAGTGGTCCACAACACAGTCCCCGGACGGGACGATCGTGTGGACCACCGGCACCGGACGGCAATACACGACGTACCCCTACCAGTACGACACCACCGCACCCGGCCGCACGTCCCACGAGGTCACCGCGCCCGGCAGTCCCGGCGACACACACGGCACCGGCGAATCCAGGAGCCACGCGGCGGCGAGCAAGGGACTGCCGATCGAACACCGCACCAGGGGGACAACCCCCACCACGCGACCCGCACCGCGGCGGGGCCGGCGTCCCCGAGGTCCTGGTCGGCAACGACCCGAAGACTCGGCGGACCGCCACCCCACGCCCGCCCACCAGACCCGCCCTGACCCCGGGCCGCCACCGTTCTAG
- a CDS encoding peptidase E → MPATATHSPASTPPRASSWPSSWTTATRSSGRSSCRCCPDWRGAGRCAARSRPCASPPRRGAPAWAPPPCAGPSNGLAHRGARWCSSPATRPAATPTALTHLHLFPMPNVADIEEHLRAHDVIWVNGGSVANLLAVWEVHGLGDILRRCWQAGVVLAGISAGSICWHVGGTTDSFGHPVRPITNGLGFLPYGNGVHYNSEADRRPAIHAAVAAGVLPTTYCTDDGVGLHYRGTSLVEAVAERDGAGAYVVRRDGDRAVEERLPVRRIG, encoded by the coding sequence ATGCCTGCTACCGCGACGCATTCGCCCGCATCGACGCCGCCCCGGGCGAGCTCCTGGCCGTCATCGTGGACGACCGCGACACGATCGTCGGGTCGTTCCAGCTGTCGCTGCTGCCCGGACTGGCGCGGCGCGGGTCGTTGCGCTGCCAGATCGAGGCCGTGCGCGTCGCCGCCGAGACGAGGGGCGCCGGCGTGGGCGCCGCCGCCATGCGCTGGGCCATCGAATGGTCTCGCGCACAGGGGTGCTCGCTGGTGCAGCTCACCAGCGACAAGACCCGCGGCGACGCCCACCGCTCTCACTCACCTGCACCTCTTCCCCATGCCCAACGTCGCGGACATCGAAGAGCACCTGCGCGCCCATGACGTGATTTGGGTCAACGGCGGCTCCGTCGCGAACCTGCTCGCGGTCTGGGAAGTACACGGGCTCGGCGACATCCTGCGCCGGTGTTGGCAGGCGGGGGTGGTGCTGGCGGGGATCTCGGCCGGGTCGATCTGCTGGCACGTCGGCGGCACGACCGACAGCTTCGGTCATCCCGTCCGGCCGATCACGAATGGGCTGGGCTTCCTGCCGTACGGCAATGGAGTGCACTACAACTCGGAAGCGGATCGCCGTCCCGCGATCCACGCCGCCGTCGCCGCGGGCGTGCTGCCGACGACCTACTGCACCGACGACGGTGTCGGCCTGCACTACCGAGGCACCTCGCTGGTCGAGGCCGTCGCCGAACGCGACGGGGCTGGTGCGTACGTCGTGCGCCGCGACGGCGACCGCGCCGTCGAGGAGCGACTGCCGGTACGCCGGATCGGCTGA
- a CDS encoding methyltransferase domain-containing protein, with the protein MTERYSHGHHGSVLRSHGTRTAANSAAHLLPHLRPGMAVLDVGCGPGTITLDLAAAVGPTGRVVGVDASEAAVAAARAEAGRRGDDRTSFAGADAYALPAADATYDVVHAHQLLQHLGDPVAALREMARVTKPGGIVAARDADYSAMTWHPASEGMTRWLSTYRALARANGGEPDAGRRLRGWARAAGLTEVTASASAWSYGTAEETAWWAGVWADRATQSAFATQAVELGLATDADLAEIAAAWRAWGEHPEAWFGMLHGEILARVD; encoded by the coding sequence ATGACCGAGCGCTACTCCCACGGCCACCACGGCAGCGTTCTTCGCTCGCACGGCACCCGGACCGCGGCCAATTCGGCGGCGCACCTCCTGCCCCACCTGCGCCCGGGGATGGCCGTCCTCGATGTCGGCTGCGGGCCCGGCACGATCACCCTGGACCTGGCGGCGGCGGTCGGGCCGACCGGGCGGGTCGTCGGCGTCGACGCCTCCGAGGCCGCCGTCGCCGCAGCCCGCGCCGAGGCTGGGCGGCGCGGGGACGACCGGACGTCGTTCGCCGGCGCCGACGCCTATGCGTTGCCCGCGGCGGACGCGACGTACGACGTGGTCCACGCCCACCAGCTGCTCCAGCACCTGGGCGATCCGGTGGCGGCGCTGCGCGAGATGGCGCGGGTGACCAAGCCCGGTGGGATCGTGGCGGCTAGGGACGCCGACTACTCGGCCATGACCTGGCATCCGGCGTCGGAGGGGATGACGCGCTGGCTCTCGACGTACCGCGCCCTCGCCCGCGCCAACGGCGGCGAGCCCGACGCGGGGCGGCGGCTGCGCGGCTGGGCGCGCGCGGCCGGGCTGACCGAGGTGACGGCAAGCGCGAGCGCGTGGAGCTACGGCACCGCCGAGGAGACGGCCTGGTGGGCGGGGGTGTGGGCGGACCGGGCGACCCAGTCGGCATTTGCGACCCAGGCCGTGGAGCTGGGCCTCGCGACCGACGCGGACCTGGCCGAGATCGCGGCGGCGTGGCGCGCCTGGGGCGAGCATCCCGAGGCGTGGTTCGGAATGCTGCACGGCGAGATCCTCGCGCGGGTGGACTGA